Proteins encoded by one window of Thunnus thynnus chromosome 3, fThuThy2.1, whole genome shotgun sequence:
- the pkd2 gene encoding polycystin-2, which translates to MSSSRVGPQQPPQGQAGRLPHRLDTSEGIEMENIQHQDLGLGGVIGTPSPPSRQAWSRDNPGFEPEDEIMEADWPPASPGRRSVSTASSSSCSSGLGSYTAGGSSTHIPRGGGLYPTPTVDAQQQDRHDYPGCLKQILQKIRILWGTELMEDSDNSRERYLRNVLREMLTYVAFLITICILTYGMVSANMYYYTKVMSQLFVDTPLSAGDPSTFRSLSTMEDFWKFTEGPFLNGMYWEVWYNNKSLPENQSLIYYENLLLGVPRLRQVKVRNESCSIHEDLRDEVQDCFNMYTPTNEDTTSFGPKNGTAWVYTTESDMNGSSYWGQVSKYAGGGYYQDLSRTKEESAIQLQFLKDHLWLDRGTRAVFLDFSVYNGNINLFCIARLLVEFPATGGVVTSWQFQTVRLIRYVSSWDYFVGLCEVAFCLFILYYVVEEVLEIRIHRLHYFKSLWNCLDVLIVALSVVAIIMNITRTAMVGNLLKGLLENHTAHPSFESLANLQVQFNNVAAVIVFFSWVKLFKFINFNKTMSQLSSTMSRCAKDLVGFAIMFFIIFLAYAQLAYLVFGTQVNDFSTFQASIFTQFRIILGDFEFSEIEEANPVLGPIYFTTFVFFIFFILMNMFLAIINDTYSEVKADMSQQRSEMEMTDFIKKGCNKALMKLRLKKTAVDDISDSLRQAGGKLNFDELRQDLKGKGHTDAEIQAIFAKYDHDGDQELTEHEHQQMRDDLEKEREDLDLERNSLTRPSSGRSFPRTQDDSEEDDDEDSGHSSRRRGSSSGGVSYEEFQVLVRRVDRMEHSIGSIVSKIDAVIVKLEAMERAKLKRRDVLGRLLDGVIEDERLGRDTDAHREQMERLVREELERWESDDMVSQVSHPQPATPVGPRPRPPSSLSTDGLDTSTNGSGHV; encoded by the exons ATGAGTTCATCCCGAGTCGGACCCCAGCAGCCACCGCAGGGCCAGGCTGGCAGGTTGCCGCACAGACTGGACACCAGCGAAGGGATAGAGATGGAGAACATCCAGCATCAAGACCTGGGGCTCGGAGGAGTCATAGGTACCCCGTCCCCTCCGTCGAGACAAGCCTGGAGCCGGGATAACCCGGGTTTTGAGCCCGAGGATGAGATTATGGAAGCAGACTGGCCTCCAGCGAGTCCCGGGAGGAGGTCGGTGTCCACggcctccagcagcagctgcagcagcggCCTGGGGAGCTACACCGCAGGCGGCAGCAGCACCCACATCCCTCGGGGAGGAGGGCTCTACCCGACCCCGACTGTGGATGCCCAGCAGCAAGACAGGCATGACTATCCCGGCTGTTTGAAGCAGATCCTCCAGAAAATCAGAa TTCTGTGGGGCACAGAGCTGATGGAGGACAGTGACAACAGTCGAGAAAGGTACCTCAGGAACGTACTGAGAGAGATGCTCACATATGTCGCATTCCTCATCACTATTTGTATCT TGACCTATGGGATGGTGAGTGCCAATATGTACTACTATACCAAAGTCATGTCTCAGCTTTTCGTGGACACGCCGCTGTCTGCTGGAGACCCTTCTACTTTTAGGAGCCTCTCAACAATGGAGGATTTCTGGAAG TTCACAGAGGGACCTTTCCTCAATGGCATGTACTGGGAGGTGTGGTACAACAACAAGAGCCTGCCAGAGAATCAGAGTCTCATCTACTATGAGAACCTCCTACTTGGGGTGCCACGCCTGCGGCAGGTCAAAGTCCGCAATGAGTCCTGTTCCATCCATGAAGATCTGAGGGATGAGGTTCAGGATTGCTTCAACATGTACACCCCGACCAATGAGGACACCACCTCCTTTGGCCCCAAGAATGGAACCGC GTGGGTATATACAACAGAGAGTGATATGAATGGGAGCAGTTACTGGGGTCAGGTATCCAAATATGCAGGTGGAGGATACTACCAAGATCTGTCTCGTACGAAAGAGGAGTCAGCAATCCAACTGCAGTTTCTCAAAGACCACCTGTGGCTGGACCGAGGCACCAGAGCGGTCTTCCTCGACTTCTCTGTCTACAATGGTAACATCAACCTCTTCTGCATCGCCAG GTTGTTGGTGGAGTTCCCTGCTACTGGCGGGGTGGTGACATCCTGGCAGTTCCAAACAGTGCGTCTGATACGATACGTGTCCAGCTGGGACTACTTTGTGGGTTTGTGTGAGGTGGCATTCTGCCTATTCATCCTCTACTATGTGGTGGAGGAGGTGCTGGAGATCCGCATCCACCGGCTGCATTACTTCAAGAGCCTGTGGAACTGTCTTGACGTTCTCATCGTTGCG CTGAGTGTTGTTGCTATCATCATGAACATTACCAGAACAGCTATGGTAGGCAACCTTCTCAAAGGTTTACTGGAGAACCACACTGCTCACCCGAGCTTTGAGTCTTTGGCCAACTTGCAGGTCCAGTTCAACAACGTGGCCGCAGTCATCGTCTTTTTTTCCTGGGTCAAG CTTTTTAAGTTCATCAACTTCAATAAGACCATGAGTCAGCTGTCCAGCACCATGTCTCGCTGTGCCAAGGACCTCGTGGGTTTTGCCATCATgttcttcatcatcttcttgGCGTATGCTCAGCTGGCCTACTTAGTATTTGGAACCCAAGTCAATGATTTCAGCACTTTCCAAGCCAGCAT TTTTACCCAGTTCCGTATCATTCTGGGAGACTTTGAGTTCTCAGAGATTGAGGAGGCAAACCCAGTGCTCGGACCGATCTACTTCACCACATTtgtcttcttcattttcttcattctcATG AACATGTTCTTGGCCATCATCAATGACACATACTCAGAGGTGAAGGCCGATATGTCCCAGCAGAGGTCTGAGATGGAGATGACTGACTTCATTAAGAAG GGTTGTAACAAAGCCTTGATGAAGTTGAGACTCAAAAAGACGGCAGTAGACGACATCTCTGACAGTTTGCGTCAGGCTGGGGGCAAATTGAACTTTGACGAACTCCGCCAGGACCTAAAAGG GAAGGGCCACACAGATGCAGAGATTCAGGCCATTTTTGCAAAGTACGATCACGATGGCGATCAGGAGCTGACGGAGCATGAACACCAACAAATGAGAGATGacctggagaaagagaga GAGGACTTGGATCTGGAACGCAATTCGCTGACAAGACCCAGCAGTGGGCGGAGCTTCCCTCGCACCCAGGATGACTCGGAGGAGGACGACGATGAAGATAGCGGCCACAGCTCTCGTCGCCGCGGCAGCAGCTCAGGAGGCGTCTCCTATGAGGAGTTTCAAGT gcTGGTGAGACGTGTGGACAGGATGGAGCACTCTATCGGCAGCATTGTGTCCAAGATAGACGCTGTGATTGTGAAGCTGGAAGCCATGGAGCGAGCTAAACTTAAGAGGAGAGACGTGCTGGGTCGGCTGCTGGACGGAGTCATAGAG gATGAGCGGCTGGGACGGGACACAGACGCCCACAGGGAGCAGATGGAGAGGCTCGTTAGGGAGGAGCTGGAGCGCTGGGAGTCTGATGATATGGTCTCACAGGTCAGCCACCCACAGCCAGCCACTCCTGTCGGTCCCCGGCCCCGGCCCCCCTCTTCCCTGTCCACTGACGGCCTTGACACAAGCACAAACGGGAGCGGACACGTGTGA
- the g3bp2a gene encoding ras GTPase-activating protein-binding protein 2 isoform X2 has translation MVMEKPSPLLVGREFVRQYYTLLNKAPDFLHRFYGRNSSYVHGGLDPSGKLAEAVYGQAEIHKKVMSLQFSECHTKIRHVDAHATLSDGVVVQVLGELSNNGQPMRKFMQTFVLAPEGSVANKFYVHNDIFRYEDEVFGDSEAELDEESEEEVEEEQEDRQQSPEPLQESPNSTTYYEPHPVTNGVEEPMEEPAPEPEPEPEPEPKVEEIKPEVDEKVLEEMEEKAPSPVPVESPPNTQEPPKTFSWASVTSKNLPPSGSVTSSGISPHVVKAPSSQPRVEAKPEAQTAPLRPRDQRTRDRPAFTPRGPRPDGVASSESQTGKPHLSFVNKGGRGDAESGDMDSRRIVRYPDSHQLFVGNLPHDIDESELKDFFMTYGNVVELRINTKGVGGKLPNFGFVVFDDSDPVQRILGAKPIMFRGEVRLNVEEKKTRAVRERETRGGGDERRDMRRNDRGPGGSRGIVGSGMMRERDGRGPPPRGSMAPKPGMGSGRGSGGQGEGRFTTQRR, from the exons ATGGTGATGGAGAAGCCAAGTCCCCTGCTTGTAGGGCGGGAGTTTGTGAGGCAGTATTACACACTCTTAAACAAGGCACCAGATTTCCTGCACAG GTTTTATGGGAGAAATTCATCCTATGTTCATGGGGGACTTGACCCAAGTGGAAAGCTGGCGGAAGCAGTGTACGGGCAAGCG GAAATCCACAAGAAGGTCATGTCTCTGCAGTTCAGTGAATGCCACACAAAGATCAGGCATGTGGATGCCCATGCCACACTAAGTGATGGAGTGGTGGTGCAAGTCCTCGGAGAATTGTCCAACAATGGTCAGCCCATGAGGAAGTTTATGCAAACGTTTGTGCTTGCTCCAGAG GGTTCAGTGGCAAACAAGTTCTACGTCCACAATGACATCTTCCGTTACGAGGACGAGGTTTTTGGAGACTCTGAAGCTGAGCTTGATGAAG AGTCAGAAGAGGAAGTTGAAGAGGAGCAAGAAGACAGGCAGCAGTCCCCCGAGCCACTTCAAGAAAGCCCTAACAGCACCACCTACTATGAACCTCATCCCGTCAC TAATGGAGTAGAGGAGCCAATGGAGGAGCCAGCTCCAGAACCCGAGCCGGAGCCTGAACCAGAGCCCAAAGTTGAGGAGATAAAGCCTGAAGTAGATGAGAAGGTTCtggaagagatggaggagaaagcCCCCTCACCCGTCCCTGTGGAGTCCCCACCAAATACCCAGGAGCCTCCCAAG ACTTTCTCCTGGGCCTCAGTGACCAGTAAAAACCTGCCTCCTTCTGGTTCAGTCACCTCCTCTGGAATCTCTCCCCATGTTGTTAAAGCTCCAAGCTCACAG CCCAGAGTTGAAGCAAAGCCGGAGGCACAGACAGCACCCCTCCGACCCCGAGACCAGCGCACGCGGGACAGACCAGCCTTCACTCCACGGGGTCCCCGGCCTG ATGGTGTTGCATCTTCGGAGTCACAAACGGGAAAACCACACTTAAGTTTTGTTAACAAAG GTGGCAGGGGAGACGCTGAATCTGGTGACATGGACAGCAGGCGGATCGTCCGATACCCAGACAGCCATCAGCTTTTTGTCGGCAACCTCCCACATGACATCGATGAGAGCGAGCTCAAAGACTTCTTCATGA CATATGGAAATGTTGTTGAGCTGCGGATCAACACCAAGGGTGTCGGTGGGAAGCTTCCCAACTTTGGATTTGTGGTCTTTGATGACTCTGATCCTGTGCAGAGAATCCTGGGGGCCAAG CCCATCATGTTCCGAGGTGAAGTGCGTCTGAatgtggaggagaagaagacgAGGGCGGTGCGTGAACGAGAGACCCGCGGTGGAGGAGACGAACGTCGGGACATGAGGCGCAACGACCGGGGTCCTGGAGGTTCTCGAGGCATCGTGGGAAGCGGAATGATGCGTGAGCGTGACGGGAGGGGACCACCACCCCGAGGCAGCATGGCCCCCAAGCCCGGCATGGGCTCTGGAAGGGGCTCCGGTGGCCAGGGAGAAGGTCGCTTCACAACCCAGCGCCGCTGA
- the g3bp2a gene encoding ras GTPase-activating protein-binding protein 2 isoform X1, producing the protein MVMEKPSPLLVGREFVRQYYTLLNKAPDFLHRFYGRNSSYVHGGLDPSGKLAEAVYGQAEIHKKVMSLQFSECHTKIRHVDAHATLSDGVVVQVLGELSNNGQPMRKFMQTFVLAPEGSVANKFYVHNDIFRYEDEVFGDSEAELDEESEEEVEEEQEDRQQSPEPLQESPNSTTYYEPHPVTNGVEEPMEEPAPEPEPEPEPEPKVEEIKPEVDEKVLEEMEEKAPSPVPVESPPNTQEPPKTFSWASVTSKNLPPSGSVTSSGISPHVVKAPSSQPRVEAKPEAQTAPLRPRDQRTRDRPAFTPRGPRPDGVASSESQTGKPHLSFVNKGGRGDAESGDMDSRRIVRYPDSHQLFVGNLPHDIDESELKDFFMTYGNVVELRINTKGVGGKLPNFGFVVFDDSDPVQRILGAKVEGPIMFRGEVRLNVEEKKTRAVRERETRGGGDERRDMRRNDRGPGGSRGIVGSGMMRERDGRGPPPRGSMAPKPGMGSGRGSGGQGEGRFTTQRR; encoded by the exons ATGGTGATGGAGAAGCCAAGTCCCCTGCTTGTAGGGCGGGAGTTTGTGAGGCAGTATTACACACTCTTAAACAAGGCACCAGATTTCCTGCACAG GTTTTATGGGAGAAATTCATCCTATGTTCATGGGGGACTTGACCCAAGTGGAAAGCTGGCGGAAGCAGTGTACGGGCAAGCG GAAATCCACAAGAAGGTCATGTCTCTGCAGTTCAGTGAATGCCACACAAAGATCAGGCATGTGGATGCCCATGCCACACTAAGTGATGGAGTGGTGGTGCAAGTCCTCGGAGAATTGTCCAACAATGGTCAGCCCATGAGGAAGTTTATGCAAACGTTTGTGCTTGCTCCAGAG GGTTCAGTGGCAAACAAGTTCTACGTCCACAATGACATCTTCCGTTACGAGGACGAGGTTTTTGGAGACTCTGAAGCTGAGCTTGATGAAG AGTCAGAAGAGGAAGTTGAAGAGGAGCAAGAAGACAGGCAGCAGTCCCCCGAGCCACTTCAAGAAAGCCCTAACAGCACCACCTACTATGAACCTCATCCCGTCAC TAATGGAGTAGAGGAGCCAATGGAGGAGCCAGCTCCAGAACCCGAGCCGGAGCCTGAACCAGAGCCCAAAGTTGAGGAGATAAAGCCTGAAGTAGATGAGAAGGTTCtggaagagatggaggagaaagcCCCCTCACCCGTCCCTGTGGAGTCCCCACCAAATACCCAGGAGCCTCCCAAG ACTTTCTCCTGGGCCTCAGTGACCAGTAAAAACCTGCCTCCTTCTGGTTCAGTCACCTCCTCTGGAATCTCTCCCCATGTTGTTAAAGCTCCAAGCTCACAG CCCAGAGTTGAAGCAAAGCCGGAGGCACAGACAGCACCCCTCCGACCCCGAGACCAGCGCACGCGGGACAGACCAGCCTTCACTCCACGGGGTCCCCGGCCTG ATGGTGTTGCATCTTCGGAGTCACAAACGGGAAAACCACACTTAAGTTTTGTTAACAAAG GTGGCAGGGGAGACGCTGAATCTGGTGACATGGACAGCAGGCGGATCGTCCGATACCCAGACAGCCATCAGCTTTTTGTCGGCAACCTCCCACATGACATCGATGAGAGCGAGCTCAAAGACTTCTTCATGA CATATGGAAATGTTGTTGAGCTGCGGATCAACACCAAGGGTGTCGGTGGGAAGCTTCCCAACTTTGGATTTGTGGTCTTTGATGACTCTGATCCTGTGCAGAGAATCCTGGGGGCCAAGGTAGAAGGG CCCATCATGTTCCGAGGTGAAGTGCGTCTGAatgtggaggagaagaagacgAGGGCGGTGCGTGAACGAGAGACCCGCGGTGGAGGAGACGAACGTCGGGACATGAGGCGCAACGACCGGGGTCCTGGAGGTTCTCGAGGCATCGTGGGAAGCGGAATGATGCGTGAGCGTGACGGGAGGGGACCACCACCCCGAGGCAGCATGGCCCCCAAGCCCGGCATGGGCTCTGGAAGGGGCTCCGGTGGCCAGGGAGAAGGTCGCTTCACAACCCAGCGCCGCTGA
- the si:dkey-31c13.1 gene encoding uncharacterized protein si:dkey-31c13.1 isoform X1 produces MADIPGAASKYSCLAEFEAHLHSYEEKTKTKFVVLKSDKLFGKTELSVTGKAVHWQLKTVAFDGTPFVVLGTKTFICHQGRDKHAADKRKREEKMAKHHKEDHVFAETRMQTTKKTGCPAAIYAVHICRFPDYKINEDTPYQRREKSAAVRKALKGDPSHVGTEQMFTAYFPHVTEHKNHPIFGKDLVESWKQDGCAIEYRPSQERDDGTVEKLLLCLQTPWQKRLLVLYGQQMCLLDATYRTSKYSVPLFFLCVRTNVNYIVVGVFVTQSEKKEDIREALEVFKKWNADWKPSHFMVDFCEAEIGALEEVFMDSKVFLCDFHREKAWVEWTRKKDHGVTCEEEVLKMLRAIADSGTVEEFENSTLFLRQHSAWQTNERLRRWFSTKWLSQAERWVNAFKNEDLRVALYTNNGIERQNETLNHLYLKGYKNCSLSDTITVIVQDFLPRSYQRYIEFNAKCSSDYRVYSQNVPPYLRDKPRIVAEHIMTRHQESLIFTEGQVTSAGEASFKVNSQTTPQHYSVSFGSESRMPSCTCKDWQENLLPCKHFCAVFNLVPGWSWDSLCLAYRENPLFMLDEVCLGHSVDGSDTSVPSYAGCHSTVTKPSNSEQQTHAGFHSPESSSSSTVLTNPRTKAQKRQRCDSLLKELADKVYHLQDGSYMDRVIEKLEDLLEDVRQHTPHHGPFALSYTPPVKRGCSEAAEHQRPLKKNRQKLRLPGRAGRRAEMARKMHKSINL; encoded by the exons ATGGCAGATATACCGGGAGCTGCTTCAAAATATTCTTGTCTCGCCGAGTTTGAAGCGCATCTGCATTCTTACGAGGAGAAAACCAAGActaaatttgttgttttaaagagCGACAAATTGTTTGGAAAAACTG AATTGAGTGTAACGGGGAAGGCTGTCCATTGGCAGCTGAAGACAGTTGCATTTGATGGCACGCCCTTTGTTGTGCTTGGCACAAAAACGTTTATATGCCACCAGGGGCGAGATAAACATGCCGCAGATAAAAGGAAGCGAGAAGAGAAAATG GCAAAGCATCACAAAGAAGACCATGTGTTTGCGGAGACCAGAAtgcagacaacaaaaaaaactggttGTCCTGCAGCCATATATGCAGTGCATATATGTAGATTTCCTGATTATAAG ATAAACGAGGACACCCCATATCAGAGGCGAGAAAAATCGGCAGCTGTGAGAAAAGCGCTAAAAGGAGACCCGTCACATGTGGGAACAGAGCAGATGTTCACTGCTTATTTCCCACATGTGACGGAGCATAAAAACCACCCCATTTTTGGAAAG GACCTGGTGGAGTCATGGAAGCAAGACGGATGTGCAATTGAGTACCGACCCTCTCAGGAGAGGGATGATGGCACCGTTGAGAAGTTGCTCCTCTGTTTGCAGACCCCATGGCAGAAGAGGCTTTTGGTGTTGTATGGGCAACAAATGTGCTTGCTCGATGCAACGTATCGTACAAGCAA GTATTCAGTacccctcttcttcctctgtgtgagGACTAATGTAAATTACATTGTGGTTGGAGTCTTCGTCACACAGTCTGAAAAGAAGGAGGACATCAGAGAGGCATTGGAGGTGTTCAAAAAGTGGAATGCAGACTGGAAACCGTCCCACTTCATGGTCGATTTCTGTGAGGCAGAAATTGGGGCTCTCGAAGAGGTGTTCATGG ATTCCAAAGTGTTCCTCTGCGATTTTCACCGGGAGAAAGCGTGGGTGGAATGGACAAGAAAAAAGGATCATGGAGTGACATGTGAGGAGGAAGTTTTGAAAATGCTTCGGGCCATCGCGGACTCTGGGACAGTTGAAGAATTTGAAAACAGCACGCTCTTCCTCAGACAACACTCTGCCTGGCAGACAAATGAGAGGCTGAGAAGATGGTTCTCCACCAAATGGCTTAGCCAAGCAGAG AGATGGGTTAATGCATTCAAGAATGAAGACCTGAGAGTGGCTCTCTATACAAACAATGGAATTGAGAGACAAAATGAAACACTCAATCACTTGTACCTGAAGGGCTACAAGAACTGCAGTCTCAGTGACACCATCACTGTCATTGTGCAGGATTTCCTGCCAAGATCTTATCAAAG ATACATTGAATTTAACGCCAAATGTTCAAGTGACTACCGGGTGTACAGCCAAAATGTGCCGCCGTACCTCAGAGACAAACCAAGAATTGTGGCTGAGCACATCATGACAAGGCACCAGGAGTCACTGATATTCACAGAGGGccaagtgacatctgcaggggAGGCCAGCTTTAAAGTCAACAGTCAGACAACACCACAACATTACAGTGTGTCCTTTGGATCAGAGAGTCGGATGCCATCATGTACATGTAAAGACTGGCAGGAAAACCTGCTCCCATGTAAGCACTTTTGTGCAGTGTTCAACCTGGTACCGGGCTGGAGTTGGGATAGTCTGTGCCTCGCCTACAGAGAGAATCCTCTGTTTATGCTCGATGAGGTGTGCCTGGGGCACTCTGTTGACGGCTCAGATACCTCTGTACCATCATATGCAGGCTGCCACTCCACAGTGACCAAACCCTCCAACTCTGAGCAACAAACCCATGCAGGTTTCCACTCTCCAGAATCATCCTCCAGCTCCACAGTCCTCACCAACCCCAGAACAAAAGCACAGAAGCGGCAGAGGTGTGACAGTCTGTTAAAAGAATTGGCAGACAAGGTCTACCACCTCCAAGACGGAAGCTACATGGACAGGGTGATAGAGAAATTAGAGGACCTTCTGGAGGACGTCAGACAACATACTCCGCATCATGGCCCCTTTGCCCTGTCATATACACCCCCAGTTAAGAGAGGTTGCTCTGAGGCTGCAGAGCACCAAAGGCCTCTGAAAAAGAACCGGCAAAAACTGCGATTACCTGGCAGAGCTGGGCGTCGTGCAGAGATGGCTAGAAAGATgcataaatcaattaatctataa
- the si:dkey-31c13.1 gene encoding uncharacterized protein si:dkey-31c13.1 isoform X2 has translation MADIPGAASKYSCLAEFEAHLHSYEEKTKTKFVVLKSDKLFGKTELSVTGKAVHWQLKTVAFDGTPFVVLGTKTFICHQGRDKHAADKRKREEKMAKHHKEDHVFAETRMQTTKKTGCPAAIYAVHICRFPDYKDLVESWKQDGCAIEYRPSQERDDGTVEKLLLCLQTPWQKRLLVLYGQQMCLLDATYRTSKYSVPLFFLCVRTNVNYIVVGVFVTQSEKKEDIREALEVFKKWNADWKPSHFMVDFCEAEIGALEEVFMDSKVFLCDFHREKAWVEWTRKKDHGVTCEEEVLKMLRAIADSGTVEEFENSTLFLRQHSAWQTNERLRRWFSTKWLSQAERWVNAFKNEDLRVALYTNNGIERQNETLNHLYLKGYKNCSLSDTITVIVQDFLPRSYQRYIEFNAKCSSDYRVYSQNVPPYLRDKPRIVAEHIMTRHQESLIFTEGQVTSAGEASFKVNSQTTPQHYSVSFGSESRMPSCTCKDWQENLLPCKHFCAVFNLVPGWSWDSLCLAYRENPLFMLDEVCLGHSVDGSDTSVPSYAGCHSTVTKPSNSEQQTHAGFHSPESSSSSTVLTNPRTKAQKRQRCDSLLKELADKVYHLQDGSYMDRVIEKLEDLLEDVRQHTPHHGPFALSYTPPVKRGCSEAAEHQRPLKKNRQKLRLPGRAGRRAEMARKMHKSINL, from the exons ATGGCAGATATACCGGGAGCTGCTTCAAAATATTCTTGTCTCGCCGAGTTTGAAGCGCATCTGCATTCTTACGAGGAGAAAACCAAGActaaatttgttgttttaaagagCGACAAATTGTTTGGAAAAACTG AATTGAGTGTAACGGGGAAGGCTGTCCATTGGCAGCTGAAGACAGTTGCATTTGATGGCACGCCCTTTGTTGTGCTTGGCACAAAAACGTTTATATGCCACCAGGGGCGAGATAAACATGCCGCAGATAAAAGGAAGCGAGAAGAGAAAATG GCAAAGCATCACAAAGAAGACCATGTGTTTGCGGAGACCAGAAtgcagacaacaaaaaaaactggttGTCCTGCAGCCATATATGCAGTGCATATATGTAGATTTCCTGATTATAAG GACCTGGTGGAGTCATGGAAGCAAGACGGATGTGCAATTGAGTACCGACCCTCTCAGGAGAGGGATGATGGCACCGTTGAGAAGTTGCTCCTCTGTTTGCAGACCCCATGGCAGAAGAGGCTTTTGGTGTTGTATGGGCAACAAATGTGCTTGCTCGATGCAACGTATCGTACAAGCAA GTATTCAGTacccctcttcttcctctgtgtgagGACTAATGTAAATTACATTGTGGTTGGAGTCTTCGTCACACAGTCTGAAAAGAAGGAGGACATCAGAGAGGCATTGGAGGTGTTCAAAAAGTGGAATGCAGACTGGAAACCGTCCCACTTCATGGTCGATTTCTGTGAGGCAGAAATTGGGGCTCTCGAAGAGGTGTTCATGG ATTCCAAAGTGTTCCTCTGCGATTTTCACCGGGAGAAAGCGTGGGTGGAATGGACAAGAAAAAAGGATCATGGAGTGACATGTGAGGAGGAAGTTTTGAAAATGCTTCGGGCCATCGCGGACTCTGGGACAGTTGAAGAATTTGAAAACAGCACGCTCTTCCTCAGACAACACTCTGCCTGGCAGACAAATGAGAGGCTGAGAAGATGGTTCTCCACCAAATGGCTTAGCCAAGCAGAG AGATGGGTTAATGCATTCAAGAATGAAGACCTGAGAGTGGCTCTCTATACAAACAATGGAATTGAGAGACAAAATGAAACACTCAATCACTTGTACCTGAAGGGCTACAAGAACTGCAGTCTCAGTGACACCATCACTGTCATTGTGCAGGATTTCCTGCCAAGATCTTATCAAAG ATACATTGAATTTAACGCCAAATGTTCAAGTGACTACCGGGTGTACAGCCAAAATGTGCCGCCGTACCTCAGAGACAAACCAAGAATTGTGGCTGAGCACATCATGACAAGGCACCAGGAGTCACTGATATTCACAGAGGGccaagtgacatctgcaggggAGGCCAGCTTTAAAGTCAACAGTCAGACAACACCACAACATTACAGTGTGTCCTTTGGATCAGAGAGTCGGATGCCATCATGTACATGTAAAGACTGGCAGGAAAACCTGCTCCCATGTAAGCACTTTTGTGCAGTGTTCAACCTGGTACCGGGCTGGAGTTGGGATAGTCTGTGCCTCGCCTACAGAGAGAATCCTCTGTTTATGCTCGATGAGGTGTGCCTGGGGCACTCTGTTGACGGCTCAGATACCTCTGTACCATCATATGCAGGCTGCCACTCCACAGTGACCAAACCCTCCAACTCTGAGCAACAAACCCATGCAGGTTTCCACTCTCCAGAATCATCCTCCAGCTCCACAGTCCTCACCAACCCCAGAACAAAAGCACAGAAGCGGCAGAGGTGTGACAGTCTGTTAAAAGAATTGGCAGACAAGGTCTACCACCTCCAAGACGGAAGCTACATGGACAGGGTGATAGAGAAATTAGAGGACCTTCTGGAGGACGTCAGACAACATACTCCGCATCATGGCCCCTTTGCCCTGTCATATACACCCCCAGTTAAGAGAGGTTGCTCTGAGGCTGCAGAGCACCAAAGGCCTCTGAAAAAGAACCGGCAAAAACTGCGATTACCTGGCAGAGCTGGGCGTCGTGCAGAGATGGCTAGAAAGATgcataaatcaattaatctataa